One region of Candidatus Poribacteria bacterium genomic DNA includes:
- a CDS encoding DUF721 domain-containing protein, with protein sequence MDKTRNLHHLLAELIRKRDLEPKMLEQKVFVLWAKYLRTHISMPLSTKTVPVSLSDGILKIYTEYPAYKTALSFHKPKILADINAELGQSALTDLRIEIRPLRSAESHETEDKPSSAKALKGNATMNRNIRQVTPEQLEKIEQTLASVSDPQLRESLWQLFTTQSKDEP encoded by the coding sequence ATGGACAAAACCCGTAACTTACACCACCTTCTCGCTGAGCTCATCCGAAAACGCGATCTTGAGCCTAAGATGCTTGAGCAAAAAGTTTTCGTGCTTTGGGCGAAATACCTTCGGACCCACATTAGCATGCCCCTTAGCACCAAAACTGTGCCCGTGTCGTTGTCAGATGGTATCCTGAAAATTTATACAGAATATCCTGCTTATAAAACAGCCTTGTCGTTCCATAAGCCGAAGATCTTAGCCGACATAAACGCTGAATTAGGACAATCCGCGCTCACAGACTTGCGGATAGAAATACGCCCACTTCGCTCTGCAGAATCTCATGAGACTGAAGATAAGCCTTCAAGTGCAAAAGCTTTAAAAGGAAACGCTACCATGAATCGTAACATCCGCCAAGTCACACCTGAACAATTAGAGAAAATTGAACAAACTCTGGCAAGCGTTTCCGATCCCCAACTCAGAGAATCCTTGTGGCAGCTATTCACTACGCAAAGTAAGGATGAACCTTGA